The following proteins are co-located in the Streptomyces sp. DT2A-34 genome:
- a CDS encoding SLC13 family permease, which produces MTLNLRLSAALCVALSLCALLAVPGNFPGLGADARLTLAVFALATCAWIATPVDDTYIALGAGLALTVTGVISSDTLFGTLGDSTVWLLICAFVLAAAVTRTGLAGRAAAFLVGGARTVRQLVHLTTAALVVTAFAVPATSGRAALALPVFLALAKVLADRKRLVVMLALLFPTVILLSAVATLIGAGAHLITVSVLWQATGDRIGFTEWLLLGLPLAVASSHLAAEAVLLTTTRRADRKGPVHITPEQIQEHSDAPVTGPWSQAEKRCALLLGTVVLLWCSEPLHRVPPAVVALIGAVVAASPALGTVHLKDALKTVPWSLLLFMAATMAMGVALADSGAAKWLVDGLPTGISPLLFLAVVIVVSTAAHLVLQSRSARSSVLVPLVVAAAVGVGVNPVAAALASTAAAGFCHTLPASAKPVTLFSDIPGTPTYTPRDLLRLSAVLAPLTAALVLLFAVAVWPLLGVPVLR; this is translated from the coding sequence GTGACCCTGAACCTCCGTCTGAGCGCGGCCCTCTGCGTGGCGCTCTCCCTGTGCGCGCTGCTCGCGGTGCCCGGCAACTTCCCCGGACTCGGCGCCGACGCCCGCCTCACCCTCGCCGTGTTCGCCCTGGCGACCTGCGCCTGGATCGCCACGCCGGTCGACGACACGTACATCGCGCTGGGCGCGGGCCTCGCGCTGACGGTGACCGGGGTGATCAGCAGCGACACGCTCTTCGGCACCCTCGGCGACTCCACGGTGTGGCTGCTGATCTGCGCCTTCGTGCTGGCGGCCGCGGTGACCCGGACGGGGCTCGCGGGCCGGGCGGCGGCGTTCCTGGTCGGCGGGGCGCGCACCGTACGGCAGCTCGTGCACCTCACCACGGCCGCCCTGGTCGTCACGGCGTTCGCGGTGCCGGCCACCTCCGGGCGGGCCGCGCTCGCCCTGCCGGTGTTCCTGGCGCTCGCCAAGGTGCTGGCCGACCGGAAACGACTGGTGGTGATGCTGGCCCTGCTGTTCCCGACCGTGATCCTGCTGTCCGCGGTGGCGACCCTGATCGGGGCGGGCGCGCATCTGATCACCGTATCGGTGCTGTGGCAGGCGACGGGTGACCGGATCGGCTTCACGGAATGGCTGCTGCTGGGCCTGCCGCTGGCCGTGGCCTCGTCCCACCTCGCCGCCGAGGCCGTACTCCTGACGACGACTCGGCGCGCGGACCGCAAAGGCCCCGTGCACATCACCCCGGAGCAGATCCAGGAGCACAGCGACGCCCCGGTCACCGGCCCCTGGTCGCAGGCCGAGAAGCGGTGCGCGCTGCTGCTCGGCACGGTCGTACTGCTGTGGTGCAGCGAGCCGCTGCACCGGGTGCCGCCCGCGGTCGTCGCGCTGATCGGCGCGGTGGTGGCGGCCTCGCCGGCCCTGGGCACCGTGCACCTGAAGGACGCGCTGAAGACGGTCCCCTGGTCGCTGCTGCTGTTCATGGCGGCGACGATGGCGATGGGCGTGGCGCTCGCCGACTCGGGAGCGGCGAAATGGCTGGTCGACGGGCTCCCCACGGGCATCAGCCCGCTGCTGTTCCTGGCCGTCGTGATCGTGGTCAGCACCGCGGCCCACCTGGTCCTGCAGTCCCGCTCGGCCCGCTCCTCCGTGCTGGTCCCGCTGGTCGTCGCGGCGGCCGTCGGCGTCGGCGTCAACCCGGTCGCCGCCGCGCTGGCGTCCACCGCCGCGGCCGGTTTCTGCCACACGCTCCCGGCGTCCGCGAAGCCGGTCACGCTCTTCTCCGACATCCCCGGGACGCCCACCTACACCCCCCGCGACCTGCTGCGCCTGTCCGCCGTCCTGGCCCCGCTGACGGCCGCCCTCGTCCTGCTCTTCGCCGTCGCGGTGTGGCCGCTGCTCGGCGTACCCGTGCTGCGCTAG
- a CDS encoding response regulator transcription factor: MNRILIVEDEERIASFVEKGLRSNGFTTTVVGDGEAAYEYALTGGFDLVVLDIGLPGRDGFTVLRELREARVTVPVIVLTARDSVRDTVAGLEGGADDWMTKPFRFEELLARVRLRLRTAARAPEVTVLRSGSLTLDLRTRRARAGDRTVDLTAREFVLLELFLRHPGQVLSREQILSHVWGYDFDPGSNIVDVYLRALRKKLGAERFETVRGVGYRLSA; the protein is encoded by the coding sequence GTGAACCGCATTCTCATCGTCGAGGACGAGGAACGGATCGCCTCCTTCGTCGAGAAGGGCCTGCGCTCCAACGGCTTCACCACGACCGTCGTCGGCGACGGCGAGGCAGCCTACGAGTACGCGTTGACCGGCGGTTTCGACCTCGTGGTCCTGGACATCGGGCTGCCCGGCCGGGACGGCTTCACGGTGCTGCGCGAACTGCGCGAGGCCCGGGTGACGGTCCCGGTGATCGTGCTGACCGCCCGGGACTCCGTACGGGACACGGTGGCCGGTCTGGAGGGCGGTGCCGACGACTGGATGACCAAGCCGTTCCGCTTCGAGGAACTGCTCGCCCGGGTACGACTGCGCCTGCGTACGGCGGCCCGGGCGCCCGAGGTGACGGTGCTGCGGTCCGGCTCGCTGACCCTGGACCTGCGCACGCGGCGGGCGCGGGCCGGGGACCGGACGGTGGACCTGACGGCCCGTGAGTTCGTGCTGCTGGAGCTGTTCCTGAGGCATCCGGGACAGGTACTGTCCCGCGAGCAGATCCTGTCGCACGTATGGGGCTACGACTTCGATCCCGGGTCGAACATCGTGGACGTGTACCTGCGGGCGCTGCGCAAGAAACTGGGGGCCGAGCGGTTCGAGACGGTGCGTGGGGTGGGGTACCGCCTGTCCGCGTGA
- a CDS encoding HAMP domain-containing sensor histidine kinase has protein sequence MAVGLVSVATTTRSILLRDVDHRVNGLLAQEAGEFANFEERGVDPETGRPFTDPSRLLVEFLVRQYADPDEELIGLVGRPGTAPAQFRQPRDIPVPIPLHEDADARRRIFDSPDATGTLHRASGEIRWAKVTVARAGGEAEAAFVVAFHPGREQAAVNEEFRILLAISGVALLMTTGIGWAVAGRILKPVRLVHTAAAQLTEQDLTRRIPVHGRDDIAALAETFNAMLDRLERAFAAQREFVDDAGHELRTPITIVRGHLELMGDDPVEREETIRLVTDELDRMSRIVEDLLLLAKAERPDFVTPEPVQLAELTADVYVKARTLGERDWQLAEVADVEAELDPQRITQAMVQLAQNAVQHTAPRQTVRIGSRVDGQGVELYVADSGPGVQPQDAEVIFERFRRGTARRGAQGSGAGLGLSIVRAIAEAHGGRIRLHATEGGGATFVLTLEGARP, from the coding sequence ATGGCCGTCGGGCTCGTGTCGGTGGCGACGACCACGCGCTCGATCCTGCTGCGGGACGTCGACCACCGGGTGAACGGGCTGCTCGCGCAGGAGGCCGGCGAGTTCGCCAACTTCGAGGAGCGGGGCGTCGATCCCGAGACCGGCCGCCCGTTCACCGACCCGTCCCGGCTGCTGGTCGAGTTCCTGGTACGGCAGTACGCCGACCCGGACGAGGAGCTGATCGGCCTGGTGGGCCGCCCGGGCACGGCCCCGGCGCAGTTCCGCCAGCCACGCGACATCCCCGTCCCCATTCCCCTGCACGAGGACGCCGACGCCCGCCGCCGCATCTTCGACTCGCCCGACGCCACGGGCACGCTGCACCGGGCCTCCGGCGAGATCCGCTGGGCCAAGGTCACCGTCGCCCGGGCCGGCGGCGAGGCGGAGGCCGCGTTCGTCGTCGCCTTCCACCCGGGGCGCGAACAGGCCGCGGTGAACGAGGAGTTCCGCATCCTGCTCGCCATCTCCGGGGTCGCCCTGCTGATGACGACCGGCATCGGCTGGGCGGTCGCCGGGCGGATCCTCAAGCCCGTGCGGCTGGTGCACACCGCGGCGGCCCAGCTCACCGAGCAGGACCTCACCCGCCGTATCCCGGTGCACGGGCGGGACGACATCGCCGCGCTCGCGGAGACGTTCAACGCCATGCTCGACCGGCTGGAGCGCGCCTTCGCCGCCCAGCGGGAGTTCGTCGACGACGCGGGCCACGAGCTGCGCACGCCGATCACCATCGTGCGCGGGCATCTGGAGCTGATGGGCGACGACCCGGTGGAGCGCGAGGAGACGATACGGCTGGTCACCGACGAACTGGACCGGATGAGCCGCATCGTCGAGGACCTGCTGCTGCTCGCCAAGGCCGAGCGCCCCGACTTCGTCACCCCGGAGCCGGTCCAGCTCGCCGAACTCACCGCCGACGTCTACGTCAAGGCCCGCACCCTCGGCGAGCGGGACTGGCAGCTCGCCGAAGTGGCCGATGTGGAGGCCGAGTTGGACCCGCAGCGCATCACGCAGGCGATGGTCCAGCTCGCCCAGAACGCCGTGCAGCACACCGCACCCCGGCAGACCGTACGGATCGGCTCCCGCGTCGACGGCCAGGGCGTCGAGCTGTACGTCGCCGACTCCGGGCCCGGCGTCCAGCCGCAGGACGCCGAGGTGATCTTCGAACGCTTCCGGCGCGGCACCGCCCGACGCGGCGCCCAGGGCTCGGGCGCCGGGCTCGGCCTGTCGATCGTCCGGGCGATCGCGGAGGCCCACGGCGGCCGGATCCGCCTGCACGCCACCGAGGGCGGCGGCGCCACCTTCGTACTGACCCTGGAAGGGGCCCGCCCGTGA
- a CDS encoding small secreted hydrophilic protein, translating to MVFSHRIAALAAVVAIPLGIAATSFALTDDPESPKVPAKVELDSGSPTPTPTRPTPTPRDEVVSRPPVTDSPASDDDDDAPDRETADDDRGEPGDDG from the coding sequence ATGGTCTTCTCGCACCGGATCGCGGCCCTGGCCGCCGTAGTGGCGATTCCGCTCGGTATCGCCGCGACCAGCTTCGCCCTCACCGACGACCCGGAGTCCCCCAAGGTCCCGGCCAAGGTGGAGCTGGACAGCGGCTCGCCCACACCGACGCCCACCCGGCCCACACCGACGCCGAGGGACGAGGTCGTCTCCCGGCCGCCGGTGACCGACAGCCCCGCGAGTGACGACGATGACGACGCCCCCGACCGGGAGACCGCGGACGACGACCGCGGCGAGCCCGGGGACGACGGCTAG
- a CDS encoding Lrp/AsnC family transcriptional regulator, which produces MITAIVLIKTSVDRIPEIAERIASLESVTEVFSVTGTYDLIAMVRVKQHEDLADVIPGRISKIPGVEATDTHVAFRTYSQHDIEAAFAIGLDS; this is translated from the coding sequence GTGATCACCGCGATCGTCCTCATCAAGACCAGCGTGGACCGGATTCCCGAGATCGCGGAGCGGATCGCTTCGCTGGAGAGCGTCACCGAGGTCTTCTCGGTCACCGGTACGTACGACCTGATCGCCATGGTCCGGGTGAAGCAGCACGAGGATCTCGCCGACGTCATCCCGGGCCGGATCAGCAAGATCCCTGGCGTGGAGGCGACGGACACGCACGTGGCGTTCCGGACGTACTCGCAGCACGACATCGAGGCCGCGTTCGCCATCGGCCTGGACAGCTAG
- a CDS encoding rhomboid family intramembrane serine protease, translating into MISDWSVVRFGGRFGRVGRSVFRSSAPVTYGLIALCCLLFLTGPAAGLNPAYGTGDELLAAQRAYFHRWGVVPAELFEGSPRAALTPATALFVHGSWVHLLGNMLFLYVFGVMTEERMGRVQFTLFYLGCGYLALLGYAAANDDSTQSLVGASGAISAVLGAFLFVFPGARVTSLLPFLLFLPLRFPAWVVLPFWVALQWVAAGRADQGPGVAYLAHLVGFGLGFGYAWARFRPTTRVKAAPAPASEGENQP; encoded by the coding sequence ATGATCAGCGACTGGAGCGTGGTGCGATTCGGGGGTCGGTTCGGCAGAGTGGGCCGATCGGTCTTCCGGTCGTCGGCGCCGGTGACGTACGGGCTGATCGCCCTGTGCTGTCTGCTCTTCCTGACGGGCCCGGCGGCGGGGCTGAATCCGGCGTACGGCACCGGCGACGAGCTGCTCGCCGCGCAGCGGGCCTACTTCCACCGCTGGGGCGTGGTGCCGGCCGAACTGTTCGAGGGCTCGCCCCGCGCCGCCCTCACCCCGGCCACGGCCCTCTTCGTGCACGGCAGCTGGGTGCATCTGCTCGGCAACATGCTCTTCCTCTACGTCTTCGGGGTGATGACCGAGGAACGGATGGGCCGCGTCCAGTTCACGCTGTTCTACCTCGGCTGCGGCTACCTCGCCCTGCTGGGCTACGCGGCCGCCAACGACGACTCCACCCAGTCCCTGGTCGGCGCGTCCGGGGCGATCTCGGCCGTCCTCGGCGCGTTCCTGTTCGTCTTCCCCGGCGCGCGGGTGACAAGCCTGCTGCCGTTCCTGCTCTTCCTGCCGCTGCGCTTCCCGGCGTGGGTCGTGCTGCCCTTCTGGGTGGCCCTGCAGTGGGTGGCGGCGGGGCGGGCGGACCAGGGGCCGGGGGTGGCGTATCTGGCGCACCTGGTGGGCTTCGGGCTGGGCTTCGGCTACGCGTGGGCCCGGTTCAGGCCTACGACTAGAGTGAAGGCCGCCCCAGCTCCGGCCTCCGAGGGAGAGAACCAGCCGTGA
- a CDS encoding NYN domain-containing protein yields the protein MVETQGGGPGDGAAEVLDRPLPDGVRRKVVQIVSDGFGGLTVGELPAQLRQYARFAPNRRAKFAGNAMAAALETDPLFRQRIGEKFREAQPELSGALESGSAPPAADPLDVAAAAYVLRPTGWVKLVTAAGEEAQRADAERADEESRAELERLREELAHAREHTRAETERLRTELDAAKKEAESLHRKLRSALSDVKRGEAALRKVQHEIEAVRTEGHAQVSAAESEARRLKARLAEAEAALEATRRAAREGRSVEDMRVRLLLDTLLDATQGLRRELALPPVSVRPAETVDAVEPGRMTPKDIAARALSENDPAILDQLLALPQAHLVVDGYNVTKTGYPQMPLEKQRLRLLGQLSQLAAQTGAEVTCVFDGAELAAPVLLAPPRGVRVLFSKPGVTADELIRQLVRAEPPGRPVIVVSTDREVADGVARAGARPVASAVLLKRLS from the coding sequence ATGGTGGAGACACAAGGCGGGGGGCCGGGCGACGGCGCCGCTGAGGTGCTCGACCGTCCGCTGCCCGACGGTGTGCGGCGCAAGGTCGTGCAGATCGTGTCCGACGGGTTCGGCGGGCTGACCGTCGGCGAACTGCCCGCACAGCTGCGGCAGTACGCCCGGTTCGCCCCGAACCGCCGGGCCAAGTTCGCCGGCAATGCCATGGCGGCGGCGCTGGAGACCGATCCGCTGTTCCGCCAGCGCATCGGGGAGAAGTTCAGAGAGGCCCAGCCGGAATTGTCCGGCGCTCTCGAATCAGGCTCGGCGCCTCCGGCCGCGGACCCGCTCGACGTGGCGGCCGCGGCCTATGTTCTGCGGCCCACCGGCTGGGTCAAGCTGGTCACCGCGGCCGGCGAGGAGGCCCAGCGGGCCGACGCCGAGCGCGCCGACGAGGAGAGCCGCGCCGAGTTGGAGCGGCTGCGCGAGGAACTCGCCCACGCCCGTGAACACACCCGGGCCGAGACCGAGCGGCTGCGCACCGAGCTGGACGCGGCGAAGAAGGAAGCCGAATCGCTTCACCGCAAGCTTCGGTCGGCCCTCAGTGACGTCAAGCGCGGCGAGGCCGCCCTGCGCAAGGTCCAGCACGAGATCGAGGCCGTACGCACCGAGGGCCACGCCCAGGTCTCCGCGGCCGAGAGCGAGGCCAGGCGCCTCAAGGCGCGGCTCGCGGAGGCCGAGGCCGCCCTGGAGGCCACGCGCAGAGCGGCGCGCGAGGGGCGCAGTGTCGAGGACATGCGCGTACGGCTGCTCCTCGACACCCTGCTGGACGCCACCCAAGGGCTGCGCCGGGAGCTGGCGTTGCCGCCGGTCTCCGTGCGGCCCGCCGAGACCGTGGACGCGGTCGAACCGGGACGGATGACCCCGAAGGACATCGCCGCGCGGGCGCTGTCCGAGAACGACCCCGCGATCCTCGACCAACTCCTCGCGCTGCCGCAGGCCCATCTGGTGGTCGACGGCTACAACGTCACCAAGACCGGCTATCCCCAGATGCCGCTGGAGAAGCAGCGATTGCGGCTGCTCGGCCAGCTCTCGCAGCTCGCCGCACAGACCGGCGCCGAGGTGACCTGTGTTTTCGACGGGGCCGAGCTGGCCGCGCCGGTGCTGCTCGCGCCGCCGCGCGGTGTGCGGGTGCTGTTCTCCAAGCCGGGCGTGACCGCCGACGAGCTGATCCGCCAGCTGGTGCGCGCCGAGCCGCCGGGCCGTCCGGTCATCGTCGTCTCCACCGACCGCGAGGTGGCGGACGGGGTCGCCCGCGCCGGGGCGCGGCCGGTGGCTTCTGCGGTACTTCTCAAGCGCCTGTCCTGA
- a CDS encoding C40 family peptidase codes for MASHRRPKQPSRARVTVLTTAAAAAVAISSQAANAAPSEKPSKDEVKAKVDKLYEEAEQATEKFNGAKEKQEKLQKEISTIQDNVARGQEDLNQLRDAMGLAAAAQYRTGSIDSSLQLFLSSNPDDYLDKASTADQLSAQQVESLKKIQEKQRELAQERAEAAEKLKDLASTRTELGKKKKQVQSKLAEAQRLLNTLTAAEKAALAAADARASRSAADRVDLGNTGAASGRAMAAFQAAQSQIGKPYVYGATGTASYDCSGLTSWAYAQAGVSIPRTSQAQANAGTRLSMSELKVGDLVIFYGDLHHVGFYAGNGQVLHAPRTGTVVRYESINNMPFQFGVRI; via the coding sequence GTGGCGTCCCACCGTCGACCCAAGCAGCCCAGCCGAGCACGTGTGACCGTGCTGACCACCGCCGCCGCTGCTGCCGTGGCCATCAGTTCGCAGGCCGCCAACGCGGCACCCAGCGAGAAGCCGAGCAAGGACGAGGTCAAGGCCAAGGTCGACAAGCTCTACGAGGAGGCCGAGCAGGCCACCGAGAAGTTCAACGGGGCCAAGGAGAAGCAGGAGAAGCTCCAGAAGGAGATCTCCACCATCCAGGACAACGTGGCGCGCGGTCAGGAAGACCTGAACCAGCTGCGCGACGCGATGGGCCTGGCGGCCGCCGCCCAGTACCGCACGGGCAGCATCGACTCCTCCCTCCAGCTGTTCCTGTCGTCGAACCCGGACGACTACCTGGACAAGGCGTCCACCGCCGATCAGCTCAGCGCCCAGCAGGTCGAGTCGCTGAAGAAGATCCAGGAGAAGCAGCGCGAACTCGCCCAGGAGCGCGCCGAGGCCGCCGAGAAGCTCAAGGACCTCGCCTCCACCCGCACCGAACTGGGCAAGAAGAAGAAGCAGGTCCAGTCCAAGCTCGCCGAGGCGCAGCGGCTGCTCAACACCCTGACCGCCGCGGAGAAGGCCGCCCTCGCCGCCGCGGACGCCCGCGCCAGCCGCTCCGCCGCCGACCGCGTGGACCTCGGCAACACCGGCGCCGCCTCCGGCCGGGCCATGGCCGCCTTCCAGGCCGCCCAGAGCCAGATCGGCAAGCCGTACGTCTACGGCGCCACCGGCACCGCCTCCTACGACTGCTCGGGCCTGACCTCCTGGGCCTACGCCCAGGCCGGCGTCTCCATCCCGCGCACCTCGCAGGCCCAGGCCAACGCCGGTACGCGCCTGTCGATGAGCGAACTCAAGGTCGGCGACCTGGTCATCTTCTACGGCGACCTGCACCACGTCGGTTTCTACGCCGGCAACGGCCAGGTCCTGCACGCCCCGCGCACCGGCACGGTCGTCCGCTACGAGTCGATCAACAACATGCCGTTCCAGTTCGGCGTCCGGATCTGA
- a CDS encoding NlpC/P60 family protein: MGSHRRLAPSGFDRGAGAALCVMSAAATALGVVPATATPHDDTRAKVDRLYEEAEKATEAYNKADERADKLRKQVGDAQDRIARKQESINSMRDALGSLAGAQYRSGGIDPSLALLLSDDPADYLDKAARIARISAHQAGELEDLQDAMRLLAQERAEAAGKLVELEKSRKVVASHKRIVERKLAQARRLLNSLTQADRAAYDRASRSGRDVMPDFGSMAAPSGRAAAALAAAHSALGKPYIWGANGPSGFDCSGLIQWSYAQAGVSLPRTSQGQRYAGRQVPLSEAQPGDVVTYRGDASHVGMYVGNGQVIHAPYPGAPVRYDPMGMMPGATVTRV; this comes from the coding sequence GTGGGGTCCCATCGCCGCCTTGCACCGTCCGGGTTCGACCGGGGCGCCGGTGCAGCGCTCTGCGTCATGTCAGCCGCCGCCACGGCCCTCGGGGTCGTACCGGCCACGGCCACGCCGCACGACGACACCCGCGCCAAGGTGGACCGCCTCTACGAAGAGGCCGAGAAGGCAACCGAGGCCTACAACAAGGCCGACGAGCGTGCCGACAAGCTCCGCAAGCAGGTGGGTGACGCCCAGGACCGGATCGCCCGGAAGCAGGAGAGCATCAACTCCATGCGGGACGCCCTCGGTTCGCTGGCCGGCGCCCAGTACCGGTCCGGCGGCATCGACCCCTCCCTCGCCCTGCTGCTCTCCGACGACCCGGCCGACTACCTCGACAAGGCCGCCCGGATCGCCCGGATCAGCGCCCACCAGGCCGGTGAGCTCGAGGACCTCCAGGACGCGATGCGCCTCCTCGCCCAGGAGCGCGCCGAGGCGGCCGGGAAGCTCGTCGAACTGGAGAAGAGCCGTAAGGTCGTCGCCTCCCACAAGCGGATCGTCGAGCGCAAACTCGCCCAGGCGCGCAGGCTCCTCAACTCCCTCACCCAGGCCGACCGCGCCGCCTACGACCGTGCCTCCCGCTCCGGCCGCGACGTCATGCCCGACTTCGGGAGCATGGCCGCCCCGTCGGGCCGCGCGGCAGCCGCCCTCGCCGCCGCCCACTCCGCGCTGGGCAAGCCGTACATCTGGGGCGCCAACGGCCCCTCCGGCTTCGACTGTTCCGGCCTGATCCAGTGGTCGTACGCCCAGGCCGGTGTCTCCCTGCCGCGCACCTCGCAGGGACAGCGGTACGCCGGCCGGCAGGTCCCGCTCTCCGAGGCCCAGCCCGGCGACGTGGTCACCTACCGGGGCGACGCCAGCCATGTCGGGATGTACGTGGGCAACGGTCAGGTGATCCACGCGCCCTACCCCGGCGCACCCGTGCGCTACGACCCGATGGGCATGATGCCGGGAGCGACGGTCACCCGGGTCTGA
- a CDS encoding PadR family transcriptional regulator, which yields MLELSILGFLAEEPLHGYELKARIKALSGHVRPVSDGALYPAITRLIKAGKLDEHAEPGASAAPRRILSLTDKGREDLLERLRRPKPAEITDQVRFNTVLSFLRHLPDRREQAEVLRRRLEFLTAPTSFFYEDGRPVRAEEADDLFRQGMLRVARATGEAERAWLTEAIARLDQPS from the coding sequence ATGCTGGAGCTGTCGATCCTCGGCTTCCTGGCCGAAGAGCCCCTGCACGGCTACGAGTTGAAGGCGCGCATCAAGGCGCTGAGCGGCCATGTCCGCCCCGTCAGCGACGGCGCCCTCTACCCGGCGATCACGCGCCTGATCAAGGCGGGCAAGCTCGACGAGCACGCGGAACCGGGCGCGAGCGCCGCCCCGCGCCGGATCCTCTCCCTCACCGACAAGGGCCGCGAGGACCTGCTGGAACGCCTGCGCCGTCCGAAGCCGGCCGAGATCACGGACCAGGTCCGCTTCAACACGGTCCTGTCCTTCCTACGGCACCTCCCGGACCGCCGAGAACAGGCCGAGGTGCTGCGCCGCCGACTGGAGTTCCTCACCGCGCCCACGAGTTTCTTCTACGAGGACGGCAGGCCGGTCCGGGCGGAGGAGGCGGACGACCTGTTCCGGCAGGGCATGCTGCGGGTGGCCCGGGCGACGGGCGAGGCGGAACGCGCGTGGCTGACGGAGGCCATCGCGCGGCTCGATCAGCCGAGCTGA
- a CDS encoding MATE family efflux transporter, protein MNAHRKQVVSLAQPVYFSLLASVAAGIINTVWVSRLGGPAVAAVAVATNTENVLLGVALVFGSGTTVLVAHARGAEDAGAVRAAVRGGWAVWAIVTPVVVVGGFLLREPLARLVLDGGAAQPLAVDYFAIALPGTAVFFAQQLVDGILKGAGDTRTPMRLALLANGLILVCDPFLIQAYGVQGAAASTVLCRSLALGVGLVALRRNRLLRAAAEARPAQSLAGAARRTLRTGLPMSADFTVRQAGALVLVAIVARLGVTAVAAYSIAYKVMYVATMGFYAVRQAAAIHTAHLLGAGQDARGAIGRQAVLVAGAFALAAAALLGVTAPWLMAAFGAGPEVAHAGVLFLRCVGPYLLLMACFIALGGVFEGGGAAPVLLRVTVLGTAVQLPLAYGLSGLGLPGVCLALAVAMGVQCAGVLVLFRRARRQEGSDVSLVRVA, encoded by the coding sequence GTGAACGCGCACCGCAAGCAGGTCGTCTCGCTCGCCCAGCCCGTCTACTTCTCGCTCCTCGCCTCCGTGGCCGCCGGGATCATCAACACCGTCTGGGTGTCCCGGCTCGGCGGTCCGGCCGTGGCCGCCGTGGCGGTCGCCACCAACACCGAGAACGTCCTGCTCGGCGTGGCCCTCGTCTTCGGCTCCGGTACGACCGTGCTGGTCGCGCACGCCAGGGGTGCGGAGGACGCCGGTGCCGTGCGGGCCGCGGTCCGCGGGGGATGGGCGGTGTGGGCGATCGTCACGCCAGTGGTCGTCGTGGGCGGGTTCCTGCTGCGGGAGCCGTTGGCGCGGCTGGTGCTCGACGGGGGTGCGGCTCAGCCGCTCGCGGTGGACTACTTCGCGATCGCGCTGCCGGGGACGGCGGTGTTCTTCGCGCAGCAGCTGGTGGACGGCATCCTCAAAGGCGCCGGCGACACCAGGACCCCGATGCGGCTCGCGCTGCTTGCCAACGGCCTGATCCTGGTCTGCGACCCGTTCCTCATCCAGGCCTACGGCGTCCAGGGCGCCGCCGCCTCGACCGTGCTGTGCAGGAGCCTTGCCCTCGGGGTGGGGCTGGTCGCGCTGCGGCGGAACCGGCTGCTGCGGGCTGCCGCCGAGGCGCGGCCCGCGCAGTCGCTCGCCGGTGCGGCGCGGCGGACGCTGCGGACCGGGCTGCCGATGTCGGCCGACTTCACCGTGCGGCAGGCGGGTGCGCTGGTGCTGGTGGCGATCGTGGCGCGGCTCGGGGTGACGGCGGTGGCCGCGTACTCGATCGCGTACAAGGTCATGTACGTCGCCACCATGGGCTTCTACGCGGTGCGCCAGGCCGCCGCCATCCACACCGCGCACCTGCTCGGCGCGGGTCAGGACGCGCGGGGCGCGATCGGGCGGCAGGCGGTGCTGGTCGCGGGGGCCTTCGCGCTCGCGGCGGCCGCCCTGCTGGGCGTGACCGCGCCCTGGCTCATGGCCGCCTTCGGCGCCGGTCCCGAGGTCGCCCACGCCGGAGTGCTCTTCCTGCGCTGCGTCGGGCCCTACCTGCTCCTGATGGCCTGCTTCATCGCGCTCGGCGGGGTCTTCGAGGGCGGCGGGGCGGCGCCGGTGCTGCTGCGGGTGACCGTGCTCGGTACGGCCGTACAGCTGCCGCTCGCGTACGGGCTGTCGGGCCTCGGTCTGCCGGGTGTGTGCCTGGCCCTGGCGGTCGCCATGGGGGTGCAGTGCGCGGGGGTGCTGGTGCTGTTCCGCAGGGCCCGGCGTCAGGAGGGCAGTGACGTTTCCTTGGTGCGGGTCGCCTGA